One segment of Pantoea sp. Lij88 DNA contains the following:
- the lpoB gene encoding penicillin-binding protein activator LpoB — MIRSINRTGTLLMALILTGCVLKQQQQPAPVEPTQPAEPAQPVPQPEPVPQPQPVPQPPKLVTINWDATVQPLVAQMLQAASAEPGSVLLVDRIKNSTNGALQSDKATAAIQNALANNGKFTLVSADQLAQAKQTLGLSPDDSLNSRSKAIGLARNVNAQYVLYSNARGDVKAPTLQMQLMLVQTGEIIWSGNGIAQN, encoded by the coding sequence GTGATACGCAGTATTAATCGTACCGGAACGCTCCTGATGGCGCTCATTCTGACCGGCTGTGTCCTGAAACAGCAACAGCAGCCTGCACCGGTTGAACCGACCCAGCCTGCAGAGCCAGCGCAGCCTGTTCCGCAACCTGAGCCCGTGCCGCAACCTCAGCCTGTGCCGCAGCCACCGAAGCTGGTCACTATCAACTGGGATGCGACCGTTCAGCCGCTGGTGGCCCAGATGTTACAGGCCGCCAGCGCCGAGCCGGGCAGCGTGTTGCTGGTAGATCGGATTAAAAACAGTACCAATGGCGCGCTGCAAAGCGACAAAGCCACAGCGGCTATCCAGAATGCGCTGGCTAATAACGGTAAATTCACCCTGGTCTCTGCCGATCAACTGGCGCAGGCAAAGCAGACGCTGGGATTATCGCCGGATGACAGCCTGAACTCGCGCAGCAAAGCGATCGGCCTGGCGCGCAACGTTAACGCGCAGTATGTGCTCTACAGCAACGCGCGCGGCGATGTTAAAGCACCGACCCTGCAGATGCAGCTGATGCTGGTTCAGACCGGCGAGATCATCTGGTCCGGCAACGGCATTGCACAGAATTAA
- a CDS encoding DUF1425 domain-containing protein: protein MRSWLTGLPILLCLTACSSDKPMINTSQSLVMESSVLSAGIITDEPTLDENDGLKRATSVLYNQRETPVVVHYRYYWYDDKGLEITPQEPAQTVTVPPQGSIVAASQMGNLTASKVRLYLYL, encoded by the coding sequence ATGCGATCCTGGCTGACTGGCCTGCCGATCCTGCTCTGCCTGACGGCCTGTAGCAGTGATAAACCAATGATCAATACCTCACAGTCACTGGTGATGGAGTCCTCTGTGCTGTCAGCAGGGATCATCACCGATGAGCCGACGCTGGATGAGAACGATGGACTGAAACGTGCCACCAGCGTGCTCTATAATCAGCGCGAAACACCGGTTGTTGTGCACTATCGTTACTACTGGTACGACGACAAAGGGCTGGAAATCACCCCGCAGGAACCGGCGCAGACCGTCACCGTTCCACCGCAGGGCAGCATTGTCGCCGCTTCGCAAATGGGTAACCTGACTGCCAGCAAGGTTCGTCTTTATCTCTATCTTTAA
- the hinT gene encoding purine nucleoside phosphoramidase gives MAEETIFSKIIRREIPADVVYQDELVTAFRDISPKAPTHILIVPNVLIPTVNEAEAAHEHALGRMFTTAAKIARQEGIDQNGYRLIVNCNQHGGQEVYHIHMHLLGGEPLGPMLSN, from the coding sequence ATGGCTGAAGAAACCATTTTTAGTAAAATTATCCGCCGCGAAATCCCCGCTGATGTGGTTTATCAGGACGAGCTGGTCACCGCCTTCCGCGACATTTCGCCCAAAGCGCCGACCCATATTTTAATCGTGCCGAATGTCCTGATCCCAACGGTCAACGAGGCGGAAGCGGCGCACGAGCACGCGCTGGGCCGCATGTTTACCACGGCGGCGAAAATCGCCCGTCAGGAAGGCATCGATCAAAATGGTTATCGTCTGATTGTGAACTGCAATCAACATGGTGGTCAGGAGGTTTATCACATTCATATGCATCTGCTGGGCGGTGAACCGCTGGGTCCGATGCTCTCTAACTGA
- a CDS encoding MFS transporter: protein MRSRKIGLGHYLAYGSGDFLGAGTTALTAAWLLYFYTTFCGLTPIQATLIFAAARVLDAVVSPLMGFLTDNFGSTWLGKRFGRRKFFILLGIPCVFSYSLMWVSDMSFWWYLCTYLLFDIVYTMILVPYETLVPEMTDDFKQKTRFSGARIGLAQLSAILAAFLPGILLGMLGKDNPDSFFYASLVFSVICALVLTLVWCFTWERHPDDFSAESRRADQEKQQLTLMQNIKRLYVELASTLRIRIFRQHLGMYLGGYIAQDVFNAVFTWYVVFVLMQSAQVASSLMGTMAVLQFIAVMVMIPLCIRMGPAPAYRLVVILFGLAALSYAGLWYAGMNDNMSLLLVISAVAGLGRGGINYVPWNTYTYIADVDEVITGQRREGIFAGIMTLTRKASQAGAVMLVGIVLQLSGFVSGQATQVPGVSHTILVILSIGTLAVLTCGFLVSLRFKLNLQTHTVLRQETLKMRDAGRIVPESITPEARGIVETLAGMPYENLWGNNNIGFLNRNKPAPAKLAAHSALTPSLNPTLKRQE, encoded by the coding sequence ATGCGCTCACGTAAAATTGGTCTTGGCCACTATCTGGCCTATGGTTCCGGAGATTTTCTCGGAGCGGGCACCACGGCGCTGACTGCCGCCTGGTTGCTCTATTTTTACACCACCTTCTGTGGATTAACCCCGATTCAGGCCACGCTGATCTTCGCCGCTGCCCGCGTGCTGGATGCCGTGGTCAGCCCGCTGATGGGCTTTCTGACCGATAACTTCGGTTCAACCTGGCTGGGCAAACGCTTTGGCCGCCGCAAATTCTTTATCCTGCTCGGCATACCCTGTGTATTCAGCTATAGCCTGATGTGGGTCAGTGACATGAGTTTCTGGTGGTATCTCTGCACTTACCTGCTGTTTGATATCGTCTACACCATGATTCTGGTGCCTTATGAAACGCTGGTGCCGGAAATGACCGACGATTTCAAACAGAAGACCCGCTTCTCCGGTGCGCGCATTGGCCTGGCACAGCTCTCTGCCATTCTGGCGGCGTTTCTGCCCGGCATCCTGCTGGGAATGCTGGGCAAAGATAATCCGGACTCCTTTTTCTACGCCAGCCTGGTCTTCTCGGTGATTTGCGCGCTGGTACTGACGCTGGTGTGGTGCTTCACCTGGGAGCGTCATCCGGATGACTTTTCGGCTGAATCACGTCGTGCCGATCAGGAGAAGCAGCAGCTGACGCTGATGCAGAATATCAAACGGCTCTATGTCGAGCTGGCCTCCACCTTACGTATCCGTATCTTCCGCCAGCACCTTGGCATGTATCTCGGCGGTTACATCGCCCAGGATGTGTTTAACGCCGTCTTCACCTGGTACGTGGTATTTGTGCTGATGCAGAGCGCGCAGGTCGCCTCCAGCCTGATGGGCACCATGGCGGTCTTACAGTTTATTGCCGTGATGGTGATGATCCCGCTCTGCATCCGTATGGGACCGGCCCCGGCCTATCGTCTGGTGGTCATCCTGTTTGGCCTCGCGGCGCTCTCTTATGCCGGATTGTGGTATGCCGGAATGAACGACAACATGTCGCTGCTGCTGGTGATCTCCGCCGTCGCAGGGCTGGGACGTGGCGGCATCAATTATGTGCCATGGAACACCTATACCTATATCGCCGATGTGGATGAGGTGATCACCGGTCAGCGCCGCGAAGGAATCTTTGCCGGCATCATGACTCTGACGCGAAAAGCGTCGCAGGCTGGTGCCGTCATGCTGGTCGGTATCGTGCTGCAGCTCTCTGGCTTTGTCTCTGGCCAGGCCACTCAGGTACCCGGCGTCAGCCACACTATCCTGGTGATTCTGAGCATCGGCACCCTGGCCGTGCTGACCTGCGGCTTTCTCGTTTCACTGCGCTTTAAGCTGAATCTGCAGACGCACACCGTGCTGCGCCAGGAGACGCTGAAGATGCGCGACGCGGGCCGCATCGTGCCGGAGAGCATCACCCCGGAAGCGCGTGGCATTGTTGAAACACTGGCTGGTATGCCTTACGAGAACCTGTGGGGGAACAACAACATTGGCTTCCTCAATCGCAACAAGCCCGCACCAGCAAAACTCGCCGCACATTCCGCTCTGACCCCTTCTTTAAACCCGACCTTAAAACGACAGGAATAA
- a CDS encoding glycoside hydrolase family 88 protein has product MTVFPVKHSKLLCQPEHLLPRSELVQLIQKLTQNLVNITDETGEFLLRLDDGRVIDTKGWAGWEWTHGIGLYGMLHYYQQTGDQQTLAIIDDWFTQRLAEGTPTKNVNTACPFLTLAWRYEETGNAALRPVLERWAEWMMYEMPRTEQGGLQHIVYNNENTQQLWDDTLMMSVMALAKIGQLLKRDEWVEEASYQFLLHTQYLMDRKTGLWFHGWNFDGRHNFADARWARGNSWVTIVIPDFLEMMNWPEHHATRRFLQQVLESQVRALKACQHSSGLWHTLLDDPHSYPEASATAGFAYGILKGVRKRYLPAEYREVAEKALRGVMANIDEDGELKQVSFGTAMGSNLDYYRTVPLTSMPYGQAMALLCLTEYLRIYL; this is encoded by the coding sequence ATGACTGTATTTCCCGTTAAACACAGCAAATTATTGTGCCAGCCTGAGCATCTGCTGCCGCGCAGCGAACTGGTACAGCTGATTCAGAAGCTGACACAAAATCTGGTTAACATCACCGATGAAACAGGCGAATTTCTGTTGCGGCTGGACGATGGCCGGGTGATTGATACCAAAGGCTGGGCGGGCTGGGAATGGACACACGGCATCGGTCTGTATGGCATGCTGCACTACTATCAGCAGACCGGCGATCAGCAGACGCTGGCGATCATTGATGACTGGTTCACTCAGCGTCTGGCGGAAGGCACGCCGACCAAAAATGTGAACACCGCCTGTCCCTTTCTGACGCTGGCCTGGCGCTACGAAGAGACCGGTAACGCGGCTCTTCGGCCGGTACTTGAGCGCTGGGCCGAGTGGATGATGTATGAGATGCCGCGCACCGAACAGGGCGGCCTGCAGCACATTGTCTATAACAACGAAAACACGCAGCAGCTCTGGGACGACACCCTGATGATGAGCGTGATGGCGCTGGCTAAGATTGGCCAGTTGCTGAAACGCGATGAGTGGGTTGAGGAAGCAAGCTACCAGTTCCTGCTGCACACCCAGTATCTGATGGATCGCAAAACCGGTTTATGGTTCCACGGCTGGAACTTTGATGGCCGCCATAACTTTGCCGACGCGCGCTGGGCGCGCGGCAACAGCTGGGTGACGATTGTCATTCCCGACTTCCTGGAGATGATGAACTGGCCAGAACATCACGCGACCCGCCGCTTCCTGCAGCAGGTGCTGGAGAGTCAGGTCAGGGCACTGAAGGCCTGTCAGCACAGTAGCGGATTGTGGCATACCCTGCTCGATGATCCACACAGCTACCCGGAAGCCTCCGCCACCGCCGGGTTTGCCTATGGCATTCTGAAAGGGGTGCGCAAGCGTTACCTGCCCGCTGAGTATCGTGAGGTGGCAGAAAAGGCGCTGCGCGGCGTAATGGCCAATATCGATGAGGATGGCGAGCTGAAGCAGGTCTCCTTTGGTACCGCGATGGGCAGCAATCTGGATTACTACCGGACGGTTCCCCTGACCTCCATGCCTTACGGACAGGCGATGGCCCTGCTCTGCCTGACCGAGTATCTGCGCATTTACCTCTGA
- the ptsG gene encoding PTS glucose transporter subunit IIBC: MFKNAFANLQKVGKSLMLPVSVLPIAGILLGVGSANFSWLPAVVSHVMAEAGGSVFANMPLIFAIGVALGFTNNDGVSALAAVVAYGIMVKTMAVVAPLVLHLPAAEIEAKHLADTGVLGGIIAGSIAAYMFNRFYRIKLPEYLGFFAGKRFVPIISGLAAIVLGVLLSFIWPPVGAAIQEFSQWAAYQNPVVAFGIYGVVERALVPFGLHHIWNVPFQMQIGEYTNAAGQVFHGDIPRYMAGDPTAGKLSGGFLFKMYGLPAAAIAIWHSAKPENRAKVGGIMISAALTSFLTGITEPIEFSFMFVAPILYVIHALLAGLAFPICILLGMRDGTSFSHGLIDFIVLSGNSSKIWLFPIIGIIYGLIYYTVFRVLIAKLDLKTPGREESSSSEQSTATGTEMAGKLVAAFGGKENITNLDACITRLRVSVADVAKVDQSELKNLGARGVVVAGSGVQAIFGTKSDNLKTDMDDYIRSM, from the coding sequence ATGTTCAAAAATGCTTTTGCCAACCTTCAAAAGGTCGGTAAATCGCTGATGCTGCCGGTATCGGTTCTGCCGATCGCCGGGATTTTGTTAGGGGTCGGTTCAGCCAACTTCAGCTGGTTACCTGCAGTGGTTTCGCATGTGATGGCAGAAGCGGGTGGTTCGGTGTTCGCCAACATGCCGCTGATTTTCGCTATCGGTGTGGCACTGGGCTTCACCAATAACGATGGCGTTTCGGCGCTGGCAGCGGTTGTTGCGTATGGCATCATGGTGAAAACCATGGCGGTCGTTGCCCCGCTGGTGCTGCATCTGCCTGCGGCGGAGATCGAGGCTAAACACCTCGCCGACACCGGGGTACTGGGCGGCATCATCGCCGGTTCCATTGCCGCTTACATGTTCAATCGCTTCTACCGCATCAAGCTGCCAGAATATCTGGGCTTCTTCGCCGGTAAACGCTTTGTGCCGATTATCTCTGGCCTGGCGGCGATTGTGCTGGGTGTGCTGCTCTCGTTTATCTGGCCACCGGTTGGTGCCGCGATTCAGGAGTTCTCACAGTGGGCTGCCTATCAGAACCCGGTCGTGGCCTTTGGTATCTATGGCGTCGTTGAGCGCGCACTGGTGCCGTTTGGTCTGCATCACATCTGGAACGTTCCTTTCCAGATGCAAATTGGTGAATACACCAATGCGGCAGGTCAGGTGTTCCACGGCGATATCCCGCGCTACATGGCAGGTGACCCGACCGCAGGTAAACTTTCTGGCGGCTTCCTGTTCAAAATGTACGGTCTGCCAGCGGCAGCGATTGCTATCTGGCATTCAGCGAAACCTGAAAACCGTGCCAAAGTCGGCGGCATCATGATCTCTGCTGCGCTGACCTCGTTCCTGACCGGTATCACCGAACCGATTGAATTCTCATTCATGTTCGTCGCGCCGATCCTGTATGTGATCCATGCGCTGCTGGCCGGTCTGGCATTCCCAATCTGTATCCTGCTCGGCATGCGTGATGGCACCAGCTTCTCACACGGTCTGATCGACTTTATCGTGCTGAGCGGTAACAGCAGCAAAATCTGGCTGTTCCCGATTATCGGTATCATCTACGGCCTGATTTACTACACCGTGTTCCGCGTTCTGATCGCGAAGCTGGATCTGAAAACGCCTGGCCGTGAAGAGAGCAGCAGCAGCGAGCAATCTACTGCGACCGGTACTGAGATGGCGGGCAAACTGGTGGCCGCGTTTGGTGGTAAAGAGAACATCACTAACCTCGACGCCTGTATCACCCGTTTACGTGTCAGCGTCGCCGATGTGGCGAAAGTGGATCAGTCTGAACTGAAAAACCTCGGCGCCCGTGGCGTAGTGGTTGCCGGTTCCGGTGTACAGGCAATTTTCGGAACCAAATCCGATAACCTGAAAACCGATATGGATGATTACATCCGCAGCATGTAA
- a CDS encoding metal-dependent hydrolase, giving the protein MFIVDSHCHLDGLDYEKNHRDLDDVIAKAAARDVKFMLAIATTLPGFHTLKSLVGDRKNIALSCGVHPLNQEEAYDVEAFRLLSADPQVVALGETGLDYHYQPETKEQQQRSFREHIRTGIALNKPIIVHTRDAREDTLAILREEQVERCGGVLHCFTEDQPTAAKLLDMGFYISFSGIVTFRNAEQLREAARYVPLDRMLVETDSPYLAPVPYRGKENQPAYTRDVAEYLAVLKGVDMETLAATTTQNFSTLFHIPMSKLGA; this is encoded by the coding sequence ATGTTTATTGTGGATTCCCATTGCCATCTCGATGGCCTGGACTATGAAAAGAACCATCGCGACCTTGATGATGTGATTGCCAAAGCGGCGGCACGTGATGTGAAATTTATGCTGGCCATCGCCACCACGCTGCCCGGTTTTCACACCCTGAAAAGTCTGGTTGGCGATCGAAAAAATATTGCGCTCTCCTGTGGCGTGCATCCGCTGAATCAGGAAGAGGCCTATGACGTTGAGGCGTTTCGCCTGCTCTCTGCCGATCCTCAGGTTGTGGCGCTGGGTGAAACCGGGCTGGATTATCACTATCAGCCAGAAACCAAAGAACAGCAGCAGCGCTCGTTTCGGGAACATATCCGTACCGGTATCGCGCTGAACAAACCGATCATCGTTCACACCCGGGATGCGCGCGAAGATACGCTGGCGATTCTGCGTGAAGAGCAGGTTGAGCGTTGCGGCGGGGTGCTGCACTGCTTCACTGAGGATCAGCCTACTGCCGCGAAACTGCTGGATATGGGCTTCTACATCTCCTTTTCCGGCATCGTAACCTTCCGCAATGCTGAACAGTTGCGCGAAGCCGCCCGTTATGTGCCGCTGGATCGGATGCTGGTCGAAACAGATTCGCCTTATCTGGCACCGGTGCCTTACCGTGGCAAAGAGAATCAGCCCGCTTATACGCGCGATGTTGCCGAATATCTGGCGGTTTTAAAAGGCGTGGATATGGAAACACTGGCCGCCACCACCACTCAGAACTTCTCCACGCTGTTTCATATTCCCATGAGCAAGCTGGGCGCCTGA
- the holB gene encoding DNA polymerase III subunit delta' — protein sequence MNWYPWLNQPYRQVISQHQENRAHHALLIQAMAGMGDEALVWGMSRWLMCQQRDGLKSCGECHGCQLMQANTHPDWYRLEAEKGKSTLGIDAVRQVTEKMYHFGQQGGAKVVWLPDAAQLSEAAANALLKTLEEPPANSWFFLSSRDPSRLLATLRSRCMTLHLTPPDEGQSLLWLKKQSSHDEQMLLAALRLSAGAPGAALSLLENGPWQARQKLCDALPAALQQDILQLLPALNADDAAARIGWLLSLLLDAMKWQQNAGQWLSNIDRQDVVQLLAGYFSASALNSSTQEWMCCREQLLHVASVNRELLLTDQLLSWADKQKPALVS from the coding sequence ATGAACTGGTATCCGTGGCTGAATCAGCCCTACCGTCAGGTGATTAGCCAGCATCAGGAGAATCGCGCGCATCACGCGTTGCTGATCCAGGCGATGGCTGGCATGGGCGATGAGGCGCTGGTCTGGGGGATGAGCCGCTGGCTGATGTGCCAGCAGCGGGATGGCCTGAAAAGTTGCGGAGAGTGCCACGGTTGTCAGCTGATGCAGGCCAATACCCATCCTGACTGGTATCGCCTGGAAGCTGAGAAGGGCAAAAGTACGCTGGGCATCGATGCGGTGCGCCAGGTAACGGAAAAGATGTATCACTTTGGTCAGCAGGGTGGTGCGAAAGTCGTCTGGCTGCCGGATGCCGCACAGCTTTCGGAAGCGGCAGCCAACGCCCTGCTGAAAACGCTGGAAGAGCCGCCTGCCAACAGCTGGTTCTTCCTCAGCAGCCGTGATCCCTCACGGCTGCTGGCCACGCTGCGCAGCCGCTGCATGACGCTGCATCTGACGCCACCGGACGAAGGACAAAGTCTGCTCTGGCTGAAGAAGCAGTCTTCGCACGATGAGCAGATGCTGCTGGCAGCGTTGCGCCTCAGCGCAGGCGCACCCGGTGCGGCACTCAGCCTGCTGGAAAACGGTCCGTGGCAGGCTCGCCAGAAGCTCTGTGATGCGCTGCCCGCGGCGTTGCAGCAGGATATCCTGCAGCTATTGCCTGCGCTGAACGCGGACGATGCCGCAGCGCGAATCGGCTGGCTGCTCTCTTTGCTGCTGGATGCGATGAAATGGCAGCAAAATGCCGGTCAGTGGCTGAGTAATATCGATCGCCAGGATGTGGTGCAGCTGCTGGCCGGATACTTTTCAGCCAGCGCGCTCAACAGCAGCACCCAGGAGTGGATGTGCTGTCGCGAGCAGTTACTGCATGTGGCGTCAGTCAATCGCGAATTATTGCTGACCGATCAGCTCCTGAGCTGGGCGGATAAACAGAAACCTGCGCTGGTCAGCTAA
- the tmk gene encoding dTMP kinase: protein MNSKFIVIEGLEGAGKTTARDAIVATLHARGITDLVFTREPGGTPLAEQLRVLVKQGIEGEQVTDKAELLMLYAARVQLVETVIKPALARGAWVIGDRHDLSSQAYQGGGRGLDSELMQTLRDAVLGDFHPDLTLYLDVTPDIGLQRARARGELDRIEQESLRFFERTRARYLALAAEDPTILTIDATQSLTDVTTSLQTALDSWLAEQA from the coding sequence ATGAACAGTAAGTTTATCGTCATTGAAGGCCTGGAAGGCGCCGGAAAAACCACTGCGCGTGATGCCATCGTCGCCACGCTGCATGCCCGTGGCATTACCGATCTGGTCTTTACCCGTGAGCCTGGCGGCACGCCGCTGGCTGAGCAGCTGCGGGTCCTGGTCAAGCAGGGGATTGAGGGTGAGCAGGTGACGGACAAAGCGGAACTGCTGATGCTCTATGCGGCGCGGGTTCAGCTGGTGGAGACCGTGATTAAACCGGCGCTGGCTCGTGGCGCCTGGGTGATTGGCGATCGTCACGATCTCTCCTCTCAGGCTTATCAGGGCGGCGGCCGGGGACTCGACAGCGAACTGATGCAGACGCTGCGCGATGCCGTCTTAGGAGATTTCCACCCCGATCTGACGCTTTATCTGGATGTGACACCGGACATCGGTCTGCAGCGCGCCCGTGCGCGTGGTGAGCTGGATCGTATCGAGCAGGAGTCGCTGCGCTTTTTTGAACGCACCCGCGCGCGCTATCTGGCGCTGGCCGCAGAGGATCCCACCATCCTCACAATCGATGCCACTCAGTCACTGACGGATGTGACCACATCACTTCAGACGGCGCTGGATAGCTGGCTGGCGGAGCAGGCGTGA
- the yceG gene encoding cell division protein YceG, with protein sequence MIRSKKILVGLLAIVGLAAVLSYWQVKQFAATPLTIQQETIYTLPAGTGRVALEAQLEEKKIIPHSLWFGALLRLEPELATFKAGTYRLEPTMTVRSLLQLLASGKEAQFPVRFVEGQRLKEWLSELRKAPYIRHTLKDDQFATLASALKVDPEQLEGNFFPDTYLYTANTTDMSLLQRAHERMKKTIDEVWQGRADNLPYKTPQDLVTMASIIEKETGVSEERARVASVFINRLRTGMRLQTDPTVIYGMGDSYNGTLTRKDLETASAYNTYIINGLPPGPIAMPGKASLQAAAHPEKTNYLYFVADGKGGHTFTTNLASHNKAVQVYRQTLKEKNEQ encoded by the coding sequence ATGATTCGAAGCAAAAAAATTCTCGTCGGCCTGCTGGCGATTGTGGGTCTCGCGGCGGTGCTGAGTTACTGGCAGGTTAAGCAGTTTGCGGCCACCCCATTAACCATTCAGCAGGAAACGATCTACACACTGCCCGCCGGCACGGGCCGGGTCGCGCTTGAAGCGCAGCTTGAAGAGAAAAAGATCATTCCGCACAGCCTCTGGTTTGGTGCGCTGCTGCGTCTGGAGCCGGAACTGGCGACCTTCAAAGCGGGCACCTATCGGCTTGAGCCGACCATGACGGTACGCTCGCTGTTACAGCTGCTGGCCAGCGGCAAAGAGGCGCAGTTCCCGGTGCGGTTCGTGGAAGGTCAGCGGCTGAAAGAGTGGCTGAGTGAGCTGCGTAAAGCGCCCTATATCCGCCACACCCTGAAAGACGATCAGTTCGCCACCCTTGCCAGCGCACTCAAAGTGGATCCTGAGCAACTGGAGGGCAACTTCTTCCCGGATACTTATCTTTATACGGCGAACACCACCGATATGTCGCTGCTGCAGCGCGCGCATGAGCGGATGAAAAAAACCATTGATGAGGTGTGGCAGGGACGGGCGGATAATCTGCCTTATAAAACGCCACAGGATCTGGTGACTATGGCCTCGATCATTGAGAAAGAGACCGGCGTCAGCGAAGAGCGCGCGCGCGTAGCCTCGGTGTTTATCAATCGCCTGCGCACCGGCATGCGGTTACAGACCGATCCCACCGTCATCTATGGCATGGGCGACAGCTATAACGGCACGCTGACCCGTAAAGATCTTGAGACCGCCAGCGCGTATAATACGTACATCATTAACGGTCTGCCGCCTGGCCCGATCGCCATGCCGGGCAAAGCCTCACTTCAGGCAGCGGCCCATCCCGAGAAAACCAACTATCTCTACTTTGTTGCAGACGGCAAGGGCGGGCATACATTTACCACCAATCTTGCCAGCCATAACAAGGCGGTGCAGGTTTACCGGCAGACGCTGAAGGAAAAAAATGAACAGTAA
- the pabC gene encoding aminodeoxychorismate lyase, whose translation MWINGLKQSTLAASDRGLQFGDGCFTTAAVRQGKIVLLERHIQRLKESCARLWMGGVDWHQLETEMKQAAQDQTRSVLKVIISAGSGGRGYSRHGCGEPTRIVSLAPWPQHYADLQQRGASLRLSPIRLARNPQFAGIKHLNRLEQVMIRAHLDQTDADEALVLDTEGWVVECCAANLFWRQGTQIFTPDLSASGVDGIMRRSLMAQLAAAGQACQVVKSEPAQLLAANEVVICNALMPVLPVRQIEAVQFTERSLFNQLQASCEKIMDAS comes from the coding sequence ATGTGGATTAACGGGTTAAAACAATCGACGCTTGCCGCCAGCGACCGCGGCCTGCAGTTCGGGGATGGCTGTTTTACTACCGCCGCCGTGCGCCAGGGTAAAATTGTGCTGCTGGAGCGCCACATCCAGCGCCTCAAAGAGAGCTGTGCGCGGTTATGGATGGGTGGCGTGGACTGGCATCAGCTTGAGACAGAGATGAAACAGGCCGCGCAGGATCAAACCCGGTCGGTGCTGAAAGTCATCATCAGCGCGGGCAGCGGCGGACGGGGTTACAGCCGACACGGCTGTGGTGAACCCACGCGAATCGTCTCGCTGGCGCCGTGGCCGCAACACTACGCCGATCTACAGCAGCGGGGTGCGTCGCTCCGGCTCAGCCCGATCCGTCTGGCGCGCAACCCCCAGTTTGCCGGTATCAAGCACCTTAATCGCCTGGAGCAGGTGATGATTCGTGCTCATCTTGACCAGACAGACGCCGACGAGGCGCTGGTGCTTGACACTGAAGGTTGGGTGGTGGAATGCTGTGCGGCCAATTTATTCTGGCGTCAGGGTACGCAGATTTTCACGCCCGATCTCTCAGCGTCAGGGGTGGATGGCATTATGCGGCGGAGTCTGATGGCGCAACTCGCTGCCGCAGGTCAGGCTTGCCAGGTTGTAAAAAGCGAACCGGCGCAACTGCTCGCCGCTAATGAAGTGGTGATATGTAACGCGCTGATGCCGGTTCTGCCGGTCCGACAGATTGAAGCGGTACAGTTTACTGAGCGCTCGCTGTTTAATCAGCTGCAGGCAAGCTGTGAAAAGATAATGGATGCATCATGA